A DNA window from Daucus carota subsp. sativus chromosome 3, DH1 v3.0, whole genome shotgun sequence contains the following coding sequences:
- the LOC108211453 gene encoding protein SINE1: MGRNVGPVLRRELDNLGKDADCRKSAMKALKSYVKNLDSETIPFFLAQVSERKETSSSAGEYSISLYEVLARVHGPRIVPYIDIIMTTIGNTLTLSVRSFALHQACSKVVSAIARYGIDPTTPENMKRQIIHSLCKPLSDSILVSQENLSFGSALCLKALVDSDNWRFASGDMVNEVCQRVAGALEKPMQTNSHMGLVMALAKSNSLVVEAYARLLIQSGLRILSAGVAEDNSQKRLLAIQMVNCLMKSLDPRSLFSELEGIMDEMQKCQDDKMSYVKGAAFDALQTAKNIASEKGSNLEEDTGSVSGSNFCSNNGYWRRNLSDAVDQIPIKTSPESQTVNSFAEYDFLNESPISHSYVSGDLDYDRRVNAQLWRKFENGGLDLSFKDRISTEATSKTLMEYTEENKCLENRECANEFAGFLQESSRGAGVRSTTPSPQRSRHMNVDDIKIFTTPRKLIYSLQDESSGNSNISEKQSRRYKSPCKSRYESSLSKCEETSFLNHPASMYDQYGFPRDVKYKTKREENVFLTGEDFYGSSKSVSSSEAAAVGKVQVWQKSDSACQKESPEVSVQKHYPMYDQYGFPSDVKYKTKSKENVSLTGEDSYGSSKSVSSSEAAAVGKVQVCQKSNSASQKESLVVSVQKHYPMSLRIIVWGTLIVVFIAFVCLPWIGSDQDEGYYLPPT, translated from the exons ATGGGGAGAAATGTTGGACCTGTGCTTCGGCGAGAATTGGATAATCTTGGAAAGGATGCTGATTGTAGAAAATCAGCTATGAAGGCGTTAAAGTCTTATGTGAAAAACCTGGATTCGGAGACgattccattctttcttgctcAGGTTTCGGAGAGAAAAGAAACTAGCTCATCAGCTGGAGAGTATTCGATTTCACTCTATGAAGTTCTTGCTCGTGTTCATGGCCCGAGAATTGTACCTTACATTGATATTATCATGACAACCATTGGAAATACCTTAACTTTAAGTGTAAGATCATTTGCACTTCATCAAGCTTGCTCAAAGGTTGTTTCAGCAATTGCAAGATACGGGATTGATCCAACTACTCCTGAAAACATGAAAAGACAAATaattcattcactttgtaagcCTCTTTCTGATTCTATTTTGGTTAGCCAAGAGAACTTATCTTTTGGATCTGCACTGTGCTTGAAGGCATTAGTGGATTCTGATAATTGGCGATTTGCGTCCGGTGACATGGTTAATGAGGTTTGTCAAAGAGTTGCTGGAGCTCTGGAGAAACCTATGCAGACGAACTCACACATGGGATTAGTCATGGCACTTGCTAAGAGTAATAGTCTTGTTGTTGAAGCATATGCAAGACTGTTAATACAGTCTGGATTGAGGATATTGAGTGCTGGGGTGGCAGAAGATAATTCTCAAAAAAGACTTTTAGCCATACAGATGGTGAATTGTCTGATGAAGTCTTTGGATCCTAGGAGCTTATTCTCAGAGCTAGAAGGGATAATGGATGAAATGCAGAAGTGTCAAGATGATAAGATGTCGTATGTCAAAGGGGCTGCTTTTGATGCATTACAAACAGCGAAAAATATTGCTAGTGAGAAAGGATCAAACCTCGAGGAGGATACAGGTTCAGTCAGTGGATCAAACTTTTGTAGTAATAATGGTTACTGGAGGAGAAATTTGTCTGATGCAGTTGATCAGATACCAATTAAAACATCACCAGAATCTCAAACTGTTAATTCATTTGCTGAGTATGATTTTTTAAATGAATCGCCAATTTCACACAGCTATGTGTCTGGTGACTTGGACTATGATAGGAGAGTGAACGCCCAGCTCTGGAGGAAGTTTGAGAATGGTGGACTTGATCTGTCATTCAAGGACAGAATATCTACAGAGGCAACCTCTAAAACTTTAATGGAATATACTGAAGAAAATAAATGTTTAGAGAACAGGGAATGTGCAAATGAATTTGCAGGTTTTCTGCAGGAAAGTTCAAGAGGTGCAGGCGTGAGAAGCACCACTCCTAGTCCTCAG AGGTCGCGACACAtgaatgttgatgatatcaaaaTCTTCACAACCCCTAGAAAGCTAATCTACTCGCTTCAAGATGAAAGCAGCGGGAACTCAAATATCTCTGAAAAGCAAAGCCGGCGGTATAAAAGCCCTTGCAAAAGCAGATATGAATCAAGTCTGTCAAAATGCGAAGAAACTAGCTTTTTAAATCATCCTGCATCAATGTATGACCAATATGGCTTCCCTCGTGATGTAAAATATAAGaccaaaagagaagaaaatgtGTTTCTCACTGGCGAAGATTTCTATGGCAGCTCCAAATCAGTTTCTTCATCAGAAGCTGCAGCAGTAGGTAAAGTGCAGGTGTGGCAAAAGTCAGATTCCGCTTGCCAAAAAGAATCACCCGAAGTAAGCGTTCAGAAGCACTATCCAATGTATGACCAATATGGCTTCCCTAGTGATGTAAAATATAAGACCAAAAGTAAAGAAAATGTGTCTCTCACTGGCGAAGATTCCTATGGTAGCTCCAAATCAGTTTCTTCATCAGAAGCTGCAGCAGTAGGTAAAGTGCAGGTGTGTCAAAAGTCGAATTCCGCTAGCCAAAAAGAATCACTGGTAGTAAGCGTTCAGAAGCACTATCCAATGTCACTCCGCATCATAGTTTGGGGCACCTTAATCGTAGTGTTCATAGCATTTGTTTGCTTACCGTGGATTGGTAGTGATCAGGATGAAGGTTATTATCTTCCACCTACCTAA
- the LOC108211454 gene encoding probable carboxylesterase 9, with amino-acid sequence MSKFDPYEHLNVSLNDDGSLTRHLNIPKLPATGEDQLLPGQTVVSKDVTLNAENKTWIRIFRPVKMPSSEKSAKLPMILFLHAGGWIDLSVANVFCHETCNKMAHEIPAVVIGLEFRLAPEHRLPAQYDDAVEAINWVKNQAKDSKGDQWLRDYADYSRFYLYGASCGANIAYNAALRILETKMEPLKIVGLIMNQPFIGGKKRTKSELKLATDQYFPLPVIDLLWELALPEGMNRDHRFCNPLQEADKEKLRSIGRCLVIGFGGDPLIDRQQEFVKMLVMSGVMVEAKFDDVGFHNIDMIDPRRAAAINEFIKEFV; translated from the coding sequence ATGTCGAAATTTGATCCTTATGAGCACCTGAATGTCAGCCTTAACGACGATGGCAGTCTCACACGCCATCTTAACATCCCTAAACTTCCTGCCACCGGAGAAGACCAACTCTTGCCTGGCCAAACTGTAGTCTCTAAAGATGTCACTCTCAATGCAGAGAACAAGACTTGGATACGCATTTTCAGGCCAGTGAAAATGCCCTCCAGTGAAAAATCCGCTAAACTTCCCATGATTCTTTTCCTCCATGCAGGAGGTTGGATTGATTTAAGTGTTGCAAATGTATTTTGTCACGAGACGTGTAACAAAATGGCGCATGAAATTCCTGCGGTTGTCATTGGCCTTGAGTTTCGCCTAGCACCAGAGCACCGACTTCCAGCACAGTATGATGATGCTGTGGAAGCGATAAATTGGGTGAagaatcaagcaaaggattccaAGGGTGATCAATGGCTAAGAGATTATGCAGACTATTCAAGATTTTACCTATATGGGGCGAGTTGTGGTGCAAATATTGCATACAATGCAGCCTTACGCATTCTAGAAACGAAGATGGAGCCATTAAAGATAGTAGGGCTGATCATGAATCAACCCTTTATTGGAGGCAAGAAAAGAACAAAATCCGAGTTAAAATTGGCAACAGATCAATATTTTCCGTTGCCAGTGATTGATTTGTTGTGGGAACTTGCATTGCCGGAAGGGATGAACCGCGATCATAGATTTTGTAACCCTTTGCAGGAGGCGGACAAGGAGAAACTGAGATCGATTGGGAGGTGTTTGGTTATCGGATTTGGTGGCGATCCGTTGATTGATCGACAACAAGAATTTGTGAAAATGTTGGTGATGAGCGGGGTTATGGTTGAAGCCAAATTTGATGATGTTGGATTTCATAACATAGATATGATTGATCCCAGAAGGGCTGCTGCTATTAATGAATTTATCAAAGAGTTcgtttaa